The Caldicellulosiruptor changbaiensis genome has a segment encoding these proteins:
- a CDS encoding response regulator transcription factor, producing MLKVLLVEDEVYMRKGIIKLVDWNGRGFVIYREASNGQEALEILRKEHIDVVITDIKMPVMDGIELIRRISEEFENRPAVIIISGYNEFEFAKAAIRYGVNDYLLKPIDEAELIQTLERIKTRILNEREYHRRKNLFEYLKRNSRFMRMIEFDEVSTIEQFETNDTTRWMGIGKKEDLQYEDDLTICESLLEVEKEVNIKFANKGIDFRCYWDSFFNIILIIETEQKNKKNQVIRQVYEHVTKRLNLQSIVFDEIKSFQNIHSFYKQLLKKLSFAQFYEKIGVIEATQIEDFEMYIEDKKLGSELIKLIEERKCEEIRYKLSQFFDECHNKKISPEIIKGYILLTLLEVIDYFEVYQLFEADSLKFIYRSSLQKSKFIEKVMEILLQIAEYVTEATKFNSSSFMKKIELFIKENYNKDITIKSIAQQFYINPIYLGRMFKKHFNMPFNKYLHILRIEQAKKLLLKTDKKIYEIAKEVGYNDTDYFALKFEEYVGKSPSKYRSSMIGETNY from the coding sequence ATGCTTAAAGTTCTTTTGGTTGAAGATGAAGTCTATATGAGAAAGGGTATTATAAAGCTTGTAGACTGGAATGGACGTGGATTTGTGATATATAGGGAAGCTAGCAATGGTCAGGAAGCGCTTGAGATTTTGAGAAAAGAGCATATTGATGTGGTGATTACAGATATAAAGATGCCCGTTATGGACGGAATTGAGCTGATAAGAAGGATTTCAGAGGAGTTTGAAAACCGGCCAGCTGTCATTATTATTAGTGGGTACAATGAATTTGAGTTTGCAAAAGCCGCTATAAGATATGGTGTCAATGACTATTTATTAAAACCTATAGATGAGGCAGAGCTCATTCAGACGTTGGAAAGAATAAAAACTAGAATTCTCAATGAGAGAGAGTATCACAGGAGAAAAAACCTATTTGAATATTTGAAAAGAAACTCAAGGTTTATGAGGATGATTGAGTTTGATGAGGTATCGACTATAGAACAATTTGAGACAAATGATACCACAAGATGGATGGGAATTGGCAAAAAAGAAGACCTGCAATATGAAGATGACTTGACTATTTGTGAGAGTTTATTAGAGGTTGAAAAAGAGGTTAACATAAAGTTTGCAAACAAAGGAATTGACTTTAGATGTTACTGGGACAGCTTTTTTAACATAATACTTATCATTGAGACTGAGCAGAAAAATAAAAAGAATCAGGTGATAAGACAAGTATACGAACATGTGACAAAGAGATTGAACTTGCAATCAATAGTGTTTGATGAAATCAAGAGCTTCCAAAATATACATAGTTTTTACAAACAGCTTCTTAAGAAACTTAGCTTTGCGCAATTTTATGAAAAGATTGGAGTGATTGAAGCAACTCAAATAGAAGATTTTGAGATGTACATTGAGGATAAGAAATTGGGCAGTGAACTTATTAAATTGATTGAAGAAAGAAAATGTGAAGAAATTAGATACAAACTTTCTCAATTTTTTGATGAGTGCCACAACAAAAAGATTTCTCCTGAGATAATTAAAGGTTACATACTTCTTACGTTACTCGAGGTTATAGATTATTTTGAAGTGTATCAACTTTTTGAGGCAGACAGTCTCAAGTTTATCTATAGGAGTAGTCTCCAAAAGAGCAAATTTATTGAAAAGGTAATGGAGATATTACTTCAAATAGCAGAATACGTTACTGAAGCTACAAAGTTCAACAGTTCAAGCTTTATGAAGAAGATTGAGCTGTTCATAAAGGAAAACTACAATAAAGATATCACTATAAAAAGCATTGCTCAGCAGTTTTATATCAATCCAATTTACTTGGGCAGGATGTTTAAAAAGCACTTTAACATGCCATTTAATAAGTATTTGCACATATTAAGAATCGAACAGGCTAAAAAACTTTTACTCAAGACCGATAAAAAAATTTATGAAATTGCAAAAGAAGTGGGTTATAATGACACTGATTATTTTGCGCTAAAGTTTGAGGAGTATGTAGGTAAAAGCCCATCTAAATATAGGAGTTCAATGATAGGCGAAACTAATTATTAA
- a CDS encoding sensor histidine kinase yields the protein MNLVTKVICKFSAKLKERLLTGLDNLSVRKKLLLVYILCVLIPTIVTHFIFTLFIVKNLQQQKIDQIKGAFNILNANIKKVIEEAILYSNTLYTDELLNDMLDIEYKGLEDFYSSYEGYLRNKIYQGRNVYSNIARVTIYTNNPTIVDSDGYRKLNEGEAKEWFSLVMDNQQGIIVIPTVDEGVNGEEGYVSLFRNLNQFERRSTSRGNNSKYLKIAKIDMYLASFFNSINFEIFGGEIYLLDKSNRIIAARSNNSVIFAKPFIKFDKRKFVSKDSYIFEERLDYNLLSCWKLVGVFSKSYMLGKIYRAIEYILFISVLSLLFATLLIRMITSSLSARLELLTRHIKKIKKQNFEILNCKEGNDEIGNVIKEFNNMTIKLKELIEKEMLSEIQRKTLEIEKKQAELNALQSQINPHFLFNTLDSIRMRSVLKNELETAEIIKYLTRTLRRLIYWGNDITTVEEEIGFVEDFLKIQKYRLGEKLAYRIYVDEVARNCLIPKMTIQPLVENACIHGIEEIEGNGEIIIEVKKEEAYLVIKVEDNGIGMDEEKLSQLYENLSNNTYEKNIGLKNVYKRLMLYYNNAVDFKIHSNFKQGTRIVIKIPLELPAFVYKI from the coding sequence ATGAACTTGGTGACAAAGGTGATTTGTAAATTCTCAGCTAAATTAAAAGAAAGATTGTTGACAGGACTTGACAATCTCTCAGTTAGAAAGAAATTACTGTTAGTTTATATACTGTGCGTGTTAATTCCAACAATTGTTACTCATTTTATTTTTACATTGTTTATTGTGAAAAATCTTCAACAACAAAAGATTGATCAGATAAAAGGTGCCTTTAATATTTTGAATGCAAATATTAAAAAAGTAATTGAAGAAGCTATTCTTTATTCCAATACATTGTATACAGATGAGTTGTTAAATGATATGCTTGATATAGAATACAAAGGATTGGAAGATTTTTATTCCAGTTATGAGGGGTATTTGAGAAATAAGATTTATCAAGGTAGGAATGTTTATTCCAATATAGCACGTGTTACCATTTATACTAACAATCCAACTATTGTAGATAGCGATGGTTACAGAAAATTAAATGAGGGAGAAGCAAAAGAATGGTTCAGTTTAGTTATGGATAATCAGCAGGGGATCATAGTGATTCCTACTGTGGATGAAGGTGTGAATGGAGAAGAGGGATATGTGTCGCTGTTTAGAAATTTAAACCAGTTTGAAAGGAGAAGCACATCAAGAGGAAATAACAGTAAGTATCTAAAAATAGCTAAAATCGACATGTACTTAGCAAGCTTTTTCAATTCTATAAATTTTGAAATATTTGGTGGCGAGATTTACCTTCTTGACAAGTCAAATAGGATTATTGCTGCACGTAGTAACAACAGTGTTATATTTGCAAAGCCTTTTATAAAATTTGACAAGAGAAAGTTTGTTTCTAAGGATTCCTATATATTTGAAGAAAGATTGGATTACAATTTACTATCTTGCTGGAAATTAGTAGGTGTATTTTCAAAATCATACATGCTTGGAAAAATCTATAGGGCAATTGAGTATATACTCTTTATTTCAGTCTTGAGTCTACTTTTTGCAACTCTTTTAATTAGGATGATTACCTCGTCATTGTCAGCAAGATTGGAACTTTTGACAAGGCACATTAAGAAAATCAAAAAGCAGAATTTTGAGATTCTCAATTGCAAAGAAGGAAATGATGAGATTGGCAATGTAATAAAAGAGTTTAACAATATGACAATAAAGTTAAAAGAACTCATTGAAAAAGAGATGCTCTCTGAAATACAAAGAAAGACTTTAGAAATTGAAAAGAAACAGGCAGAGTTAAACGCTTTGCAGAGTCAAATAAATCCTCATTTTCTTTTTAACACATTGGATTCGATAAGAATGAGGTCAGTACTTAAAAACGAGCTTGAGACAGCTGAGATTATTAAGTATCTCACAAGGACGCTCAGAAGGCTTATTTATTGGGGGAATGATATCACTACTGTAGAAGAAGAGATTGGCTTTGTAGAGGACTTTTTAAAGATTCAAAAGTACAGGCTGGGAGAAAAACTTGCATATCGTATTTATGTGGATGAAGTAGCGAGAAATTGTTTAATACCAAAGATGACCATCCAACCGCTGGTTGAAAATGCGTGTATTCATGGTATTGAAGAGATAGAAGGGAATGGGGAGATTATAATAGAGGTTAAAAAAGAAGAGGCTTACCTTGTCATAAAGGTTGAAGACAATGGTATTGGTATGGATGAAGAGAAACTTTCTCAGCTTTATGAGAACCTGAGCAATAATACATACGAAAAGAATATTGGTCTTAAAAATGTTTACAAAAGGCTTATGCTCTATTACAACAATGCCGTTGATTTTAAAATACATAGCAATTTTAAACAGGGTACAAGGATTGTTATCAAAATCCCGTTAGAACTTCCTGCATTTGTATATAAAATCTAA
- a CDS encoding ABC transporter permease: MESAIYYSSKKTFWQRVKEQKELVFMIFPFVLYVILFHYIPLWWWIIAFKEYRPYEGVWGSEWVGFQQFKDLFSDSGFWLAMRNTIVISFLKLVTSFAAAILLALMLNEVKNMLFKRTIQTISYLPHFVSWVVAASIVISALAPESGIVNQILMSLKIIKQPIVWMGEGHYFWWILALSSVWKETGWNAIVYLAAITSIDPELYDAASVDGCGRLQKIRYVTLPGIAPTISMLLILNVGWLLNAGFEQVLLLRNPLVQDYAQILDTYVLDYGITMYRYSYATAAGMFKSVVSIFLVLFANKIAQKLNASTVM; encoded by the coding sequence TTGGAATCAGCAATTTATTACTCTTCTAAAAAAACTTTTTGGCAAAGAGTAAAAGAGCAAAAAGAGTTAGTTTTTATGATATTTCCTTTTGTATTGTACGTTATTCTTTTTCACTATATTCCACTATGGTGGTGGATAATTGCTTTTAAAGAATATAGGCCTTATGAAGGTGTATGGGGATCTGAGTGGGTTGGCTTTCAACAGTTTAAAGATTTGTTTAGTGACTCAGGATTTTGGCTTGCTATGAGAAACACAATTGTTATAAGTTTTTTAAAACTTGTGACCTCTTTTGCTGCGGCAATTTTACTTGCATTGATGTTAAATGAAGTAAAGAATATGTTATTTAAGCGAACTATTCAGACCATTTCCTATCTTCCCCACTTTGTATCGTGGGTTGTTGCTGCAAGTATTGTTATAAGTGCGCTTGCACCAGAGTCAGGTATTGTTAACCAAATTTTGATGTCCCTAAAAATTATCAAACAACCGATTGTATGGATGGGTGAAGGGCATTATTTTTGGTGGATATTAGCACTATCCAGTGTGTGGAAAGAAACAGGATGGAATGCTATTGTATATTTAGCTGCAATAACGAGTATTGACCCTGAACTTTATGATGCTGCAAGTGTTGATGGTTGTGGAAGGCTTCAAAAAATAAGGTATGTAACTTTACCAGGGATTGCACCAACAATTAGTATGCTTTTAATATTAAATGTTGGTTGGCTTTTGAACGCAGGATTTGAACAGGTGCTTTTGTTAAGAAATCCTCTTGTTCAAGACTATGCCCAAATTCTTGACACATATGTTCTTGATTACGGTATTACCATGTACAGATATTCGTATGCAACAGCTGCTGGTATGTTCAAAAGTGTTGTAAGTATTTTCCTTGTATTATTTGCTAATAAGATTGCTCAAAAATTAAATGCTTCAACTGTTATGTAA
- a CDS encoding carbohydrate ABC transporter permease, which translates to MLRKKTAEDIIVDLVVHISLIFVGIVTLYPFLNVLAVSFNDALDTVRGGIYIWPRKWTLKNYEIIISNPQIYNATLVSVARTVLGTVLGIICTMFVAYPLSRKDFVLRRPFSAIMVLTMYFGAGLIPQYLLYRSLHLLNTFWVYIIPALLGMFNVVVVRSYIESLPTSLIESAKIDGASEFRILWQIIFPLTLPAVATIALFIGVGHWNSWFDVYIFNSQRPDLSTLQYELQKILASVSMQVGRNPDYQMGAMAETQQVTPTSVRASMTIVATVPIIIVYPFLQKYFVKGLTLGSVKGE; encoded by the coding sequence ATGCTTAGAAAAAAGACAGCCGAAGACATTATAGTTGACTTGGTAGTCCATATAAGTTTGATATTTGTTGGTATTGTAACATTGTATCCCTTTCTGAATGTTCTTGCAGTATCCTTTAATGATGCTCTTGATACAGTAAGAGGCGGGATATATATTTGGCCAAGAAAATGGACCTTAAAAAATTATGAGATTATCATAAGCAATCCACAGATATATAATGCAACTCTTGTATCAGTGGCAAGAACAGTCTTAGGAACTGTTCTTGGAATCATATGCACAATGTTTGTTGCATATCCTCTTTCAAGAAAAGATTTTGTCTTAAGAAGACCTTTTTCTGCTATAATGGTTTTAACAATGTACTTTGGAGCAGGATTAATACCACAATATTTACTATATAGAAGTTTACATCTTTTAAATACATTCTGGGTGTATATTATTCCTGCTCTTTTAGGAATGTTCAACGTGGTAGTTGTGAGAAGTTACATTGAATCTCTCCCTACAAGTCTTATAGAGTCAGCCAAAATTGATGGTGCAAGCGAATTTAGGATACTGTGGCAGATAATCTTCCCTCTTACACTACCAGCAGTGGCAACAATCGCACTATTTATAGGTGTTGGGCACTGGAATTCATGGTTTGACGTGTATATTTTTAACTCCCAGAGACCTGACCTCAGTACTTTGCAGTATGAGCTACAAAAGATTTTAGCATCTGTAAGTATGCAGGTTGGAAGAAACCCTGACTACCAGATGGGCGCAATGGCAGAAACCCAGCAAGTAACGCCTACTTCAGTAAGAGCAAGTATGACAATTGTTGCGACAGTGCCAATTATAATTGTATATCCATTTTTACAAAAATATTTTGTCAAGGGGCTCACTCTTGGGAGTGTTAAAGGAGAATAG